TTGAATCCTGCCGTCTCCATTGTAGTAAATTGACAATTAAATAGGCCGAGTTCAAGCACTGCCCTTTAGGCCGGGCTGGTTTGCAGAAAAGCAAATCAAAGATGTTTGGAATTACAAAGGTTAGTGTGCTGTTAATCGGCACGGAGGCAAAAGGCTGTACCGGATAAATCCTGACCTTTGTATGCAATAATAAAATTTTACGGAGACCTGAAAATGAAAATCATAAAAACAATTATTTTCATCTTGCCGATTATTTTCGGAATTGTGCCGGATTGCGAAGCGATGAAGCCAAAGAACGAGGAATATACTATAGAGAACCTACTCGATGCGATTGCCATTAAAGAAAGCAACGGCGATTCTAATGCTGTTGGAGATAACGGCAGGGCTTTAGGTGCTTTTCAAATATGGGAAATCTACGTTAAAGATGTCAATAGAATTTTGGGCGAGAAAGCTTTCAAAAATACCGACCGTCTTGATTATTACAAAAGCCGGACAATGACAAAGATTTACTTGGAACATTATGGCAAGGGTAAGAGCCTGTTTGATATGGCCAGAATCCATAACGGCGGTTTAAATGGTTGCAAGAAAGAAGCAACGCGCAAATATGCCGAAGCTGTAATAAAAATTATGAAGTCAAAAGAGAATTGAAAGCGGGAATAAGATAAATGCCTGATTGTGCCGGCCAAATTGTTATCGACTTTTCGCAAAACTATCGCACGATAGACCCCGCGACATCAGAGGCAGCGGGTAAGGCGATAATAAAGTCTGGCAAAGCAAATGTTCATTGCAAAATTATATTGAACTGCTTACGGCAAAACAACGGCTCAACAGTAAAAGAGCTTCAAAAACTATTAGACGGCAGATTAAAGCCAGAACAAGTACACAAGAGAATGGCTGATTTAAAGCACAACGGATTTGTAAAACGTGATGATGTGATAATAAGAGACGGTTGTGCGACTTGGTGGATGCTTTAAGAATAAAAATAAAAATTTAACCACGGAGACTAAAAAATGAGAATAGAGTTAATCAGTATCAACATTGAAAACTTCAAAGGGGTTAAAGCTTTTAAGTTCACACCGGACGGCGAAAACGCCTGTATTACCGCACAGAATGGCACAGGCAAGACAACTGTCTATGATGCGTTTTTGTTTCTGCTGTTTGGTAAAGACAGCACAGGCCGCAAGGACTTTGAGATTAGGCCGCTTAATGCAAACAATCAGCCGATAAACGGTCTTACGTTGGCCGTTGAAGCTGTTTTGGGTATTGATGGCGAAACGCATACTTTCCGCAAAGAGCAACACGAAAAATACATCAAAGACAAAATGACCGGCTTTGAAACGCTTTGCTATGTTGACGAAGTGCCGAAAAAAGTCGGCGAATACAACGAATATATCGCCGAGATAATCAGCGAAGATGCTTTCAAAGCCTTAACCGATTTAACATATTTCAATAATCTGCATTGGACAAAACGCAGAGCATTGTTGCTTGAAATCGCGGGCGAAATCGGCACGCCAAAAGGCTTTGACGAACTTCTTGGCAAGCTCAATGGCCGGTCGATTGAAGATTATAAAAAAGTTTTAGCAAATCAACAAACCCGCCTGAAAAAAGACAGAGACGAAATTCCAAGTAGGATAGACGAGATTCAAAGGGGATTAGGAAATTATGCCGAGGAGTATTCAGGCGTAACTGCAATACTCGAAAAAC
The Candidatus Micrarchaeia archaeon DNA segment above includes these coding regions:
- a CDS encoding transglycosylase SLT domain-containing protein, which produces MKIIKTIIFILPIIFGIVPDCEAMKPKNEEYTIENLLDAIAIKESNGDSNAVGDNGRALGAFQIWEIYVKDVNRILGEKAFKNTDRLDYYKSRTMTKIYLEHYGKGKSLFDMARIHNGGLNGCKKEATRKYAEAVIKIMKSKEN